A region from the Arthrobacter gengyunqii genome encodes:
- the ileS gene encoding isoleucine--tRNA ligase — MTNMPSIYPKATTAAAPAENAAPSSPKFPELEELVLKYWDEDGTFQASIDARSAGKDGSNEFVFYDGPPFANGLPHYGHLLTGYVKDLVARYQTQRGRRVERRFGWDTHGLPAELEAMKQLGMSDKVQIEKMGIDKFNDACRASVMEYAGEWKDYVTRQARWVDFENDYKTLNVEYMESVIWAFKTLHEKGLTYSGFRVLPYCWKDETPLSNHELRMDDDVYKDRQDQTVTVTFPITAGDNALSAELDGVLAIAWTTTPWTLPTNMALAVGPSVRYAVVPAGPNGTPQDNPEVRYLLAEDLVGSYAKDLGYDDADAARAAVTSVHLGSELAGLAYEPLWNYYTDTEKWGTQNAWRIVVADYVTTTDGTGIVHQAPAYGEDDQKICEANGIPVILSVDEGGKFLPMFADGPLSDIAGLQVFDANKLITRVLRADGRLLRQASYEHSYPHCWRCRNPLIYKAVSSWFVEVTKIKDRMVELNQQINWIPENVKDGQFGKWLENARDWSISRNRYWGSPIPVWVSDDPNYPRTDVYGSLEELKADFGRLPLNHAGEPDLHRPFIDELTRPNPDDPRTPEEGQSTMRRVEDVLDVWFDSGSMPYAQVHYPHENADWFEHHNPGDFIVEYIGQTRGWFYTLHVLATALFDRPAFRNVISHGIVLGSDGQKMSKSLRNYPDVSEVLDRDGSDAMRWFLMASPILRGGNLIVTEQGIREGVRQVILPLWNVWHFFTLYTNAANNGNGYEATARYESTEPLDNYMLAATGDLVRTMTSELDSYDVSEACETLRQYMDTLTNWYIRRSRTRFFDEDTQAFDVLYTCLETVCRVAAPLLPLVSEEIWRGLTGGRSVHLTDWPDAELFPQDPALVDRMDRTRRIASVGSSLRKAANLRVRLPLSELTVVAPDAESLQGQFAAIIADELNLKSVRLMEAAAADPAEFGITQKLVVNARAAGPRLGKNVQTAIKASKSGDWSVDDAGTVTAGGLELQPQEYTLETVVETADGESSKAVSVLPGGGFLVLNTEVTPELAAEGTARDGIRAIQQARRDADLHISDHIRTEVKTSPAAAAALEANAELIKSETLTDQLVVTAVELADGAEEFTVTVEKI, encoded by the coding sequence ATGACGAATATGCCTTCTATCTATCCCAAGGCCACCACGGCCGCCGCTCCGGCAGAAAACGCCGCCCCGTCCTCCCCGAAGTTTCCGGAACTCGAAGAATTGGTTCTGAAGTACTGGGACGAGGACGGCACCTTCCAGGCCTCCATTGACGCCCGGTCCGCCGGCAAGGACGGCTCCAACGAGTTTGTCTTCTACGACGGCCCGCCCTTCGCCAACGGCCTGCCGCACTATGGCCACCTGCTCACCGGCTACGTCAAGGACCTGGTGGCCCGTTACCAGACCCAGCGCGGCCGCCGCGTGGAACGCCGTTTCGGCTGGGACACCCACGGCCTGCCCGCCGAGCTCGAAGCCATGAAGCAGCTGGGCATGAGCGACAAGGTCCAGATCGAGAAGATGGGCATCGACAAGTTCAACGACGCCTGCCGCGCCTCCGTGATGGAGTACGCCGGCGAGTGGAAGGACTACGTCACCCGCCAGGCCCGCTGGGTGGACTTCGAGAACGACTACAAGACGCTCAACGTCGAGTACATGGAGTCGGTCATCTGGGCCTTCAAGACCCTTCACGAGAAGGGCCTGACTTACAGCGGTTTCCGGGTGCTCCCGTACTGCTGGAAGGACGAGACCCCGCTGTCCAACCATGAGCTGCGCATGGATGACGACGTCTACAAGGACCGGCAGGACCAGACCGTCACGGTCACCTTCCCCATCACTGCCGGCGACAACGCGCTGTCCGCGGAGCTCGACGGCGTCCTCGCCATCGCGTGGACCACCACGCCCTGGACGCTGCCCACCAACATGGCCCTCGCCGTCGGACCCTCGGTCCGTTACGCCGTCGTGCCCGCCGGACCCAACGGTACGCCGCAGGACAACCCGGAGGTCCGCTACCTGCTGGCCGAAGACCTGGTGGGCTCTTACGCCAAGGACCTGGGGTACGACGACGCCGACGCCGCCCGCGCGGCCGTCACCTCCGTGCACCTGGGCAGCGAGCTGGCCGGACTGGCCTACGAACCGCTGTGGAACTACTACACGGACACCGAGAAGTGGGGCACGCAGAATGCCTGGCGGATTGTCGTGGCCGACTACGTCACCACCACCGACGGCACCGGTATTGTTCACCAGGCTCCGGCCTACGGTGAAGACGACCAGAAGATCTGCGAAGCCAACGGCATCCCCGTGATCCTGTCCGTGGATGAGGGCGGCAAGTTCCTGCCCATGTTCGCCGACGGCCCACTGTCCGACATTGCCGGACTGCAGGTTTTTGATGCCAACAAGCTCATCACCCGTGTGCTGCGCGCCGACGGACGCCTGCTGCGCCAGGCCAGCTACGAGCACAGCTACCCGCACTGCTGGCGCTGCCGGAACCCGCTGATCTACAAGGCTGTTTCCTCCTGGTTCGTGGAGGTCACCAAGATCAAGGACCGCATGGTCGAACTGAACCAGCAGATCAACTGGATCCCGGAAAACGTCAAGGACGGCCAGTTCGGCAAGTGGCTGGAGAACGCCCGCGATTGGTCCATCAGCCGAAACCGCTACTGGGGCAGCCCCATCCCGGTCTGGGTTTCCGATGATCCCAACTACCCGCGCACCGATGTCTACGGTTCGCTGGAAGAGCTCAAGGCCGACTTCGGCCGGCTGCCGCTGAACCATGCCGGCGAGCCGGACCTGCACCGCCCCTTCATCGACGAACTGACCCGCCCGAACCCGGACGATCCGCGGACCCCCGAAGAGGGCCAGTCCACCATGCGCCGCGTCGAAGACGTCCTGGACGTCTGGTTCGACTCCGGTTCCATGCCCTACGCCCAGGTGCACTACCCGCACGAGAACGCCGACTGGTTTGAGCACCACAACCCGGGCGATTTCATCGTGGAGTACATCGGGCAGACCCGCGGCTGGTTCTACACGCTGCACGTCCTGGCTACCGCGCTCTTTGACCGCCCGGCCTTCCGGAACGTCATCAGCCACGGCATTGTGCTGGGCTCCGACGGGCAGAAGATGTCCAAGTCGCTGCGCAACTACCCGGACGTCTCCGAGGTCCTGGACCGCGACGGCTCCGACGCCATGCGTTGGTTCCTCATGGCCTCACCGATCCTGCGCGGCGGCAACCTGATCGTCACCGAACAGGGCATCCGCGAAGGCGTCCGCCAGGTCATCCTGCCGCTGTGGAACGTGTGGCACTTCTTCACGCTGTACACCAACGCCGCGAACAACGGCAACGGCTACGAGGCGACGGCGCGCTACGAGTCCACCGAACCGCTGGACAACTACATGCTGGCCGCCACCGGTGACCTGGTGCGGACCATGACGTCCGAGCTGGACAGCTATGACGTGTCCGAGGCCTGCGAAACGCTGCGCCAGTACATGGACACGCTGACCAACTGGTACATCCGCCGCAGCCGCACCCGGTTCTTCGATGAAGACACCCAGGCGTTTGATGTGCTGTACACTTGCCTGGAAACGGTCTGCCGGGTGGCCGCTCCGCTGCTGCCGCTGGTCTCCGAGGAGATCTGGCGCGGACTCACCGGCGGCCGCTCCGTGCACCTGACCGACTGGCCGGACGCGGAACTGTTCCCGCAGGATCCCGCGCTGGTGGACCGGATGGACCGCACCCGCCGGATCGCCTCGGTGGGTTCGTCCCTGCGCAAGGCCGCGAACCTCCGGGTGCGGCTGCCGCTGTCTGAACTGACCGTCGTCGCGCCCGATGCCGAGTCGCTGCAGGGCCAGTTCGCGGCAATCATCGCCGATGAACTGAACCTGAAGTCCGTTCGCCTGATGGAGGCTGCCGCAGCTGATCCTGCCGAGTTCGGCATCACGCAGAAGCTCGTGGTCAACGCCCGTGCCGCAGGCCCCCGACTGGGCAAGAACGTCCAGACCGCAATCAAGGCCTCCAAGTCAGGGGACTGGTCGGTGGACGACGCCGGCACGGTCACCGCGGGCGGCCTGGAACTGCAGCCGCAGGAATACACGCTGGAAACAGTGGTGGAAACCGCCGACGGCGAGTCTTCCAAGGCTGTCTCCGTGCTGCCCGGCGGCGGCTTCCTGGTGCTGAACACCGAGGTCACGCCGGAGCTGGCCGCCGAGGGCACCGCCCGCGACGGCATCCGCGCCATCCAGCAGGCCCGCCGTGACGCGGACCTGCACATCAGCGACCACATCCGCACCGAGGTAAAAACATCGCCGGCAGCTGCTGCGGCCCTTGAGGCGAATGCGGAACTGATCAAGTCTGAAACCCTGACCGATCAACTGGTGGTCACCGCCGTCGAGCTTGCCGACGGCGCCGAAGAATTCACCGTCACCGTGGAGAAGATCTAA
- a CDS encoding SDR family oxidoreductase, with translation MTPKRAVVTGASSGIGAAAVRALRNSGWDVVAVARRGDKLQALAAETGAQVITADVTDSESVARMADEVLATGGVDAVINNAGGAWGVDSVGTGKLADWEAMYNVNVLGALRVTQAFLPALRASGQGSVLMLTSTAALASYEGGGGYCAAKSAEQALAETLRLEEAENNVRVIGILPGMVKTEEFSLNRLGDKDAAEKVYAGVEKPLTAEDVADVMAYSLNLPHHINLDKVVLRPVAQAANHKVIRRQPAQA, from the coding sequence ATGACCCCTAAGCGAGCAGTAGTCACCGGAGCAAGTTCAGGCATTGGAGCAGCGGCCGTACGTGCCCTGCGTAACTCAGGCTGGGACGTGGTGGCCGTGGCCCGCCGCGGGGACAAGCTTCAGGCGCTCGCCGCTGAGACCGGCGCACAGGTCATCACCGCCGATGTGACCGACAGCGAATCCGTGGCCCGGATGGCCGACGAGGTGCTGGCTACCGGGGGAGTGGACGCCGTCATCAACAATGCCGGCGGTGCCTGGGGCGTTGATTCCGTGGGCACGGGAAAGCTCGCGGATTGGGAAGCCATGTACAACGTCAACGTGCTCGGGGCGCTCCGTGTCACCCAGGCCTTCCTGCCGGCGCTGCGCGCCTCCGGACAGGGCTCCGTCCTGATGCTGACCTCCACCGCTGCGCTCGCCTCCTACGAAGGCGGCGGCGGATACTGCGCCGCCAAGTCCGCCGAGCAGGCGCTCGCGGAAACCCTCCGCCTGGAGGAAGCGGAGAACAACGTCCGCGTCATTGGAATCCTCCCGGGAATGGTCAAGACCGAGGAATTCTCCCTGAACCGGCTCGGCGACAAAGACGCGGCGGAAAAGGTCTACGCCGGAGTGGAGAAGCCCCTCACTGCAGAGGACGTCGCTGACGTCATGGCCTACTCCCTGAACCTGCCGCACCACATCAACCTGGACAAGGTGGTGCTGCGCCCCGTCGCCCAGGCCGCCAACCACAAGGTCATCCGCCGCCAGCCGGCCCAGGCCTAA
- a CDS encoding NUDIX hydrolase produces the protein MPLENLLISLRALPESGPRDEYLRFLNETGDAALRRAGGPEHVTGSCFVFSPGFDRVLLCFHRKGQFWVQFGGHLEPQDATVAEAAQREAREESGIDDLTLLSTVPPSVSASETSSAPSPVLMDLDLHRLNAGFSCSAHWDVGYAAVVSPDAAVSVSDESEDVRWFPVDNLPAQVPAGFGARLEHVRRRAMSLQHRNTEACRGRGSR, from the coding sequence ATGCCTCTTGAAAACCTGCTCATCAGCCTCAGGGCACTTCCGGAATCTGGACCGCGGGACGAGTACCTGCGGTTCCTGAACGAGACCGGGGACGCCGCCCTGCGGCGGGCCGGCGGCCCGGAACATGTCACCGGGTCCTGTTTCGTGTTTTCTCCCGGTTTCGATCGGGTTCTGTTGTGTTTCCATCGCAAGGGGCAGTTCTGGGTGCAGTTCGGCGGGCACCTAGAGCCGCAGGACGCAACAGTGGCGGAAGCCGCCCAACGGGAAGCCCGGGAAGAGTCCGGAATCGATGATCTGACCCTGCTGTCCACCGTGCCGCCCTCTGTCTCAGCCTCAGAGACTTCCTCTGCTCCGTCTCCCGTGCTCATGGATCTTGACCTGCACCGGTTGAACGCGGGCTTCTCATGCTCCGCCCATTGGGACGTGGGATACGCAGCGGTTGTTAGCCCGGATGCTGCAGTTTCCGTCAGCGATGAAAGTGAGGACGTCCGCTGGTTCCCGGTGGACAATCTGCCGGCTCAGGTTCCGGCCGGCTTCGGTGCCCGGTTGGAGCATGTCCGGCGCAGGGCAATGTCGCTGCAACACCGCAACACAGAAGCCTGCCGCGGGAGAGGAAGTCGCTAG